A genomic window from Sulfurimonas paralvinellae includes:
- a CDS encoding histidinol-phosphatase gives MIVDLHNHTPLCNHAEGEIEEYIEAAIQKGTKVFGFSDHAPMDFDPEYRMKFEDMQAYEASVLAVKEKYKDKIEILLGYEVDYLPGHMDERVLHADVDYLIGSVHFIDEWGFDNPEFIGQYENEDIDVIWQKYFDAIEAMAKTKLFDIVGHLDLIKIFKFMPKKEITEIAKKALLAIKESDMVLEINVAGYRKPVAEAYPSKELLEEAYKLGIDITLSSDAHKPEQVGLYNDQVIAMAKSIGYRECAYFQNREKKFLPL, from the coding sequence GCAACCATGCCGAAGGTGAGATAGAAGAGTATATTGAAGCAGCTATACAAAAGGGAACAAAAGTTTTCGGTTTTTCCGATCACGCACCGATGGATTTCGACCCTGAGTACCGTATGAAATTTGAAGATATGCAGGCGTATGAAGCGAGTGTGCTTGCTGTAAAAGAAAAATATAAAGACAAAATAGAGATCCTTTTAGGCTACGAGGTCGATTATCTGCCGGGTCATATGGATGAGCGAGTTCTGCATGCAGATGTAGACTATCTCATCGGTTCTGTACACTTCATTGATGAGTGGGGCTTTGACAACCCTGAGTTTATAGGGCAGTATGAAAATGAAGACATCGATGTTATCTGGCAGAAATATTTTGATGCCATAGAAGCCATGGCAAAGACAAAATTATTTGATATCGTAGGGCATTTGGATCTTATTAAGATCTTTAAGTTCATGCCCAAAAAAGAGATAACAGAGATTGCAAAGAAGGCTTTGCTTGCCATTAAAGAGAGCGATATGGTTTTAGAGATCAATGTCGCCGGATACAGAAAACCTGTCGCTGAGGCATACCCTTCCAAAGAGCTTTTAGAAGAAGCGTATAAACTCGGCATCGATATAACCCTCTCTTCCGATGCTCATAAACCCGAACAGGTAGGACTCTATAACGATCAGGTGATTGCCATGGCAAAATCAATAGGCTACAGAGAGTGTGCCTATTTTCAAAACAGAGAAAAGAAGTTTCTCCCTCTTTAA
- a CDS encoding globin yields the protein MNLKITDGELGVRPPVAKPHPGFFHEVGEERFRKLVHDHYDSIKTSDIAFLFPVFDDEDFAEAQKHAADFLIEISGGPDYFTQTRGDHQMVGRHAPFRIDEKARRVWLKLYQPLLMELEDEGISPEYIESFWNYLDIFSKWVINTKS from the coding sequence TTGAATCTAAAAATTACAGACGGTGAACTTGGTGTTCGGCCTCCAGTTGCAAAGCCGCATCCGGGATTTTTTCATGAGGTGGGAGAAGAGCGTTTCAGGAAACTTGTTCATGATCATTATGATTCCATTAAAACGAGTGATATAGCTTTTTTGTTTCCTGTATTTGACGATGAAGATTTTGCAGAAGCCCAGAAGCATGCAGCGGATTTTCTTATAGAGATATCCGGTGGACCTGATTATTTCACGCAGACACGTGGTGACCATCAGATGGTAGGGCGTCATGCCCCTTTTCGAATTGATGAAAAAGCAAGACGGGTGTGGCTGAAGTTGTATCAGCCGCTTTTGATGGAACTTGAAGATGAAGGCATCTCCCCGGAGTACATTGAATCTTTTTGGAACTACCTTGACATTTTTTCCAAATGGGTCATTAATACAAAGAGTTAA
- the trxA gene encoding thioredoxin translates to MGKYIELTADNFEATLAEGVSLVDFWAPWCGPCRMIAPVIEELAEDYDGKAKICKVNTDEEQEIAVKFGIRSIPTVMFFKNGELVDQMVGAASKQAFADKLDALLA, encoded by the coding sequence ATGGGTAAATATATTGAACTAACAGCTGATAATTTTGAAGCGACACTTGCTGAAGGTGTTTCACTAGTAGACTTCTGGGCTCCATGGTGTGGGCCGTGTCGTATGATCGCTCCGGTAATCGAAGAGCTTGCTGAAGATTATGACGGAAAAGCAAAAATCTGTAAAGTAAATACTGACGAAGAGCAAGAGATTGCTGTAAAATTTGGAATCCGTTCTATCCCTACTGTAATGTTCTTCAAAAACGGTGAGTTAGTTGACCAAATGGTTGGTGCTGCTTCTAAACAAGCATTTGCTGACAAACTTGACGCACTTTTAGCGTAA
- the trxB gene encoding thioredoxin-disulfide reductase has product MLDCAIVGGGPAGLTAGLYTTRGGLENVTMFEKGMPGGQITQSSEIENYPGVTGEITGMDLMMPWPEQCQKFGLKHDMSEVKQIRKDGDIFTVIKSDDSLIHAHSVIVCTGSSPRRAGFAGEDEFFGKGVSTCATCDGFFYKGKEVAVIGGGDTALEEALYLAKICTKVYLVHRRDTFRAAPNTVKRVEENDKIELVLNSVPDEVYGDAMGVNGVKVKDKEGNIRDIEVPGVFVFVGNDVNNQTLIQEDGSFLCDVNDQGQVIVDLSMKTSVPGLFAAGDMRIEAPKQVVSAAGDGAVAGIAAISYVDELLN; this is encoded by the coding sequence ATATTAGACTGTGCCATCGTAGGTGGAGGACCGGCAGGTCTTACTGCAGGACTCTACACAACACGCGGCGGCTTGGAAAATGTCACTATGTTCGAAAAAGGTATGCCGGGCGGTCAGATCACACAAAGTTCAGAGATAGAGAACTATCCCGGAGTTACAGGGGAGATCACAGGAATGGATCTTATGATGCCATGGCCCGAACAGTGCCAAAAATTCGGTCTCAAACACGATATGAGCGAAGTGAAACAGATCCGTAAAGACGGTGACATTTTCACTGTCATTAAAAGTGATGATTCACTTATTCACGCTCATTCTGTCATTGTATGTACAGGCTCTTCTCCAAGACGTGCAGGTTTTGCTGGCGAAGATGAGTTTTTCGGTAAAGGTGTCAGTACCTGTGCGACCTGTGACGGTTTCTTTTACAAAGGCAAAGAGGTCGCTGTTATCGGTGGTGGAGACACAGCACTTGAAGAAGCACTCTATCTCGCTAAGATCTGTACGAAAGTCTATCTCGTTCATAGACGTGACACATTCAGAGCAGCGCCAAACACAGTAAAACGCGTAGAAGAAAATGACAAAATAGAACTTGTTCTCAACTCTGTTCCCGATGAAGTCTATGGTGATGCAATGGGTGTTAACGGTGTGAAGGTAAAAGACAAAGAAGGCAATATCCGTGATATTGAAGTACCAGGTGTCTTTGTTTTTGTCGGAAACGATGTCAATAACCAAACACTCATTCAAGAAGACGGCAGCTTTTTATGCGATGTCAATGATCAGGGGCAGGTTATCGTTGATTTGAGCATGAAAACCTCGGTACCGGGTCTTTTTGCAGCAGGTGATATGCGTATTGAAGCGCCTAAGCAGGTAGTATCTGCAGCCGGAGACGGAGCAGTTGCAGGTATTGCAGCAATCTCATATGTAGATGAACTATTAAACTAA
- the dapB gene encoding 4-hydroxy-tetrahydrodipicolinate reductase, whose amino-acid sequence MTTIKVGVFGASGRVGKLLIEDLKNTQGMGLSSVYVRNSLDFAIDPSVLVTSDMHSFIGASDIIIDFSLPEACEALLEEAIKTPKPLVIGTTGLNTHQLNLLKQASELMPVLYATNMSLGVALLNKLVHQASAALEGFDIEIVEMHHRHKKDAPSGTALTLAESAANGRNLDLDKVRVSGRDGNIGERTKDEIAVMALRGGDIVGRHTVGFYNDGEFIELNHTATSRNTFSKGALRAGKWLSDKEPGLYSISDCLEL is encoded by the coding sequence ATGACAACTATCAAAGTAGGTGTATTTGGAGCAAGCGGCCGTGTAGGCAAACTACTTATAGAAGATTTAAAAAATACGCAAGGTATGGGTTTAAGTTCTGTTTATGTCAGAAACTCTCTTGATTTTGCAATCGATCCTTCCGTATTGGTAACATCTGATATGCATTCATTTATCGGTGCTTCTGACATCATTATTGATTTCTCATTGCCAGAGGCTTGTGAAGCACTGCTCGAAGAGGCTATTAAAACACCAAAACCGCTTGTTATCGGAACAACAGGTTTAAATACACATCAACTCAACCTTCTCAAGCAGGCAAGCGAGCTTATGCCTGTTCTCTATGCGACGAATATGAGCCTTGGTGTAGCTCTTTTAAATAAACTTGTTCATCAAGCCTCAGCCGCACTTGAAGGTTTTGATATCGAAATCGTAGAGATGCACCACAGACATAAAAAAGATGCCCCAAGCGGTACAGCACTCACACTTGCAGAATCTGCCGCAAACGGTCGTAATCTTGATCTTGATAAAGTTCGTGTCAGTGGAAGAGACGGTAACATCGGTGAGAGAACGAAAGATGAGATAGCCGTTATGGCACTTCGCGGCGGCGATATCGTCGGACGTCATACAGTCGGTTTTTACAATGACGGCGAGTTCATCGAACTCAACCATACCGCAACCTCACGCAACACTTTTTCAAAAGGTGCACTGCGTGCCGGAAAATGGCTCTCAGATAAAGAGCCGGGGCTCTACAGCATCAGTGATTGTTTAGAACTTTAA
- a CDS encoding tetratricopeptide repeat protein: protein MYRYILLAFITLNAFALEISIESAKDNFTKYSILLISDKSSFVCQELKDDLDVTKEIVCAFSKKPAQLVPSLQNDFFIVHSFTKKDTFFVSIKPFYKMKLIANVFDLSKDDTVFTANVKMAKSWTIIGYKKVLPLIKQESKSELALNFPFFLDKDKLPYVGSLDLQGNPVKIKKVEDVTEYLKIKRFFKKKRYDEAIEMIDDVLSAYPHTLFKSELIYYKIKINDKIKNYDNVIALAKEFLREYSSDENVPEVLSLMAKAYAKIGQNTDADYFFDRLFSEHKGNVYAQWGYIYKGEMLESSGANKEAIKYYKKALYTTKNLEVAASAAFHLTKILISHSPKEAAKYAMKIIQAKPDFFMENIKASMKIMQTLADAGEYKTAAAIADTMLHSMGPTYDEYEELLKDKALWLAKTKDKKAALAALNSYIKKFPDGDYIDDVQTAKDGLFFEDDDQNSSVKLAEYDKLIQEYQGDFIADKALYEKAKLLLREKRYEALLAMEDELKNLDSDRFTDVGQIIKEAAVGLMESSLQKKNCKNVLVIANDYNITLSNSWDDGIYECGMKGGDFKLCKSVAFKHLKSKNIQQRKKWLYRYIKIDFETGNYSEVVDAAKDLIALIENAKKSPYKEVYRYLFDAYERLEQKENMIKTMAKIEDIFGLDYKDIDRYVAMVNLGDELKDDNMIIKYATKVMRIQKRSHSHAQSPFIEFALYSALMNKHDYNKALSVIRSLDTLKLSKNERARQKYLLGMALGKLWRDEEAQKAYNEAIKADPSSAWAKLAKSALEI from the coding sequence CAATCGAGAGTGCAAAAGACAATTTCACAAAATATTCCATTCTACTTATCTCAGACAAAAGCAGTTTTGTTTGCCAAGAACTTAAAGATGACCTCGATGTAACCAAAGAGATAGTCTGTGCATTTTCTAAAAAACCGGCACAGTTAGTACCGTCACTTCAGAACGATTTTTTTATAGTGCACAGCTTTACTAAAAAAGATACTTTTTTTGTATCTATCAAGCCTTTTTATAAGATGAAGCTCATTGCCAATGTCTTTGATTTGAGTAAAGATGATACAGTATTTACGGCCAATGTGAAAATGGCTAAAAGTTGGACAATTATTGGCTATAAAAAAGTTTTACCATTAATAAAGCAGGAGTCAAAATCAGAGTTGGCACTTAATTTTCCTTTTTTTCTTGATAAGGACAAACTTCCATATGTAGGAAGTTTGGACCTGCAGGGTAATCCTGTCAAAATTAAAAAAGTCGAAGATGTAACGGAGTATCTGAAAATCAAAAGATTTTTCAAGAAAAAGAGATATGACGAAGCCATTGAGATGATTGACGATGTTCTTTCAGCCTATCCACACACACTTTTTAAATCGGAACTTATTTATTATAAGATTAAAATCAATGATAAAATTAAAAATTATGATAATGTCATTGCACTGGCAAAAGAGTTTCTGCGTGAGTACTCTTCGGATGAGAATGTTCCTGAAGTGCTTTCCTTGATGGCAAAGGCCTATGCGAAGATAGGTCAAAATACAGATGCAGATTATTTCTTTGATAGGCTTTTTAGTGAACATAAAGGAAATGTCTATGCGCAATGGGGCTATATTTACAAGGGCGAGATGCTTGAGAGTTCCGGAGCTAATAAAGAAGCGATAAAGTACTATAAAAAAGCGCTTTATACAACGAAGAATCTTGAAGTGGCAGCTTCGGCAGCTTTTCATCTTACCAAGATACTCATAAGTCATTCTCCAAAAGAAGCAGCCAAATATGCCATGAAGATCATCCAGGCAAAACCGGATTTCTTTATGGAAAATATCAAGGCATCAATGAAGATTATGCAGACACTTGCTGATGCAGGGGAATACAAAACAGCAGCAGCTATAGCAGATACCATGCTGCATTCTATGGGGCCTACCTATGATGAATATGAAGAGCTTCTCAAAGACAAAGCGCTTTGGCTGGCAAAAACAAAAGATAAAAAAGCGGCATTGGCAGCACTCAACAGCTATATAAAGAAATTTCCGGATGGTGACTACATCGATGATGTACAAACAGCTAAAGATGGGCTCTTCTTTGAAGATGATGATCAAAACAGCAGTGTAAAACTTGCTGAGTATGACAAACTCATTCAAGAGTATCAGGGTGATTTCATTGCCGATAAAGCACTGTATGAAAAAGCGAAACTGCTGCTTCGAGAGAAACGTTATGAAGCACTGCTCGCTATGGAAGATGAGCTGAAGAATCTTGACAGTGATAGATTTACAGATGTTGGTCAGATCATAAAAGAGGCAGCTGTGGGACTCATGGAGAGTTCACTGCAGAAGAAAAACTGTAAAAATGTACTTGTTATTGCTAATGACTACAATATCACTCTCTCTAACTCATGGGATGACGGTATATATGAGTGTGGGATGAAAGGCGGAGATTTCAAACTTTGTAAATCAGTCGCTTTCAAACATCTCAAGTCTAAAAATATTCAGCAGCGTAAAAAATGGCTCTATCGATACATCAAGATTGATTTTGAGACAGGAAACTACAGTGAGGTAGTGGATGCTGCCAAAGATCTCATCGCTCTCATTGAAAATGCTAAAAAATCGCCTTATAAAGAGGTTTACAGATATCTTTTTGATGCCTATGAACGCTTAGAACAAAAAGAGAATATGATTAAAACAATGGCGAAGATTGAAGATATATTTGGGCTTGATTATAAAGATATCGACAGGTATGTTGCCATGGTAAATCTTGGAGATGAACTTAAAGATGATAATATGATAATCAAATACGCTACAAAAGTAATGCGTATTCAAAAACGATCTCACTCCCATGCACAAAGTCCTTTTATAGAATTTGCTCTTTACAGTGCTTTGATGAATAAACATGATTACAATAAAGCATTAAGTGTAATACGCTCTTTGGATACGTTAAAACTGAGTAAAAATGAGAGAGCAAGACAAAAATATCTGCTTGGCATGGCTCTTGGTAAACTGTGGAGAGATGAAGAGGCACAGAAGGCCTATAACGAAGCGATAAAGGCCGATCCAAGCTCCGCCTGGGCAAAGCTTGCAAAATCGGCTTTAGAGATTTAA